Proteins from a genomic interval of Caulobacter sp. SL161:
- a CDS encoding terminase gpA endonuclease subunit, whose protein sequence is MSALRSQFPGLAVGWAVMFSAVAANATPPVEQTVSVWSDEYRYISPESGARITGRWKTSVAPYMRRPMDVSGVDHPCGSVWLRWSAKTGKTQVFLNSAMHCIDTAPRSAMVVCASDQKQKDFEKEVFSPNIRASPKVGLKIMAVKAGAENSSTKYHKRFRGGFLKIANAGSEAQLQQSDIGLLIFEEPSSYPRDVGGRGSPIRQGRTRTLAWGDDAKELGGGTPKFVGDCPVTVEIERRTHEKYYVPCPHCNAKQLLLWENMQCEGGRPFFICQSNSCGEPIGHEHKRWMLDQADAGNGGWLACFQHQKADGTPDLEHPNIPPPPCIEHGAWEYWLGRRGPDCQGALLEGRDPSFDGIWQAYSPFTTWSRIFVEFDEAMKSDDPEALVTFWQQVLGLPFEAAYDRPATARLYEKRTEAAAIAMVERGRIPPWAWTVFLAVDVQGDRLEWAVWVVGPAGPLPEGAKGRRYARIDSGIIPIPPVDPRAWSEMADITKRTYEGDACRPIGFDRVGVDTGGHHTNRAYVFCMGRPNVMALKGASEKEKKQTFPIEAGTRRKAKVGRRVVGEVQLYLVGTHGIKKEIYFGLAQTLAGVELGEHLPGSVTLEGTASELDFQQMTAEVLLPPDPSKKPPRKYEIWEPVKGVRNEQLDMAVYCHAIAWSFLPDVMTEEDWKRLIAERRREPSREGQLPLEGLWSGAPALPPANAPAAAPERRSPPPADDPVENVHPLLKLARDMRGT, encoded by the coding sequence ATGAGCGCGCTTCGATCGCAGTTCCCTGGCCTGGCGGTCGGGTGGGCGGTGATGTTCTCGGCGGTCGCCGCAAATGCGACGCCGCCAGTCGAACAAACTGTCTCGGTCTGGTCCGACGAGTATCGGTACATCTCGCCAGAGTCTGGCGCGAGGATCACCGGCCGGTGGAAGACCAGCGTCGCGCCGTACATGCGGCGGCCGATGGACGTCAGCGGCGTCGATCATCCTTGCGGATCGGTCTGGCTGCGATGGTCGGCAAAGACCGGAAAGACGCAGGTCTTCCTAAACTCGGCGATGCACTGCATCGACACCGCGCCGCGTTCGGCCATGGTCGTTTGCGCTAGCGATCAAAAGCAGAAGGACTTCGAGAAGGAAGTCTTCTCGCCGAACATCCGGGCCTCGCCCAAGGTCGGTCTGAAGATCATGGCCGTGAAGGCCGGGGCCGAGAACAGCTCGACCAAGTACCACAAGCGGTTTCGCGGCGGCTTCCTAAAGATCGCGAACGCCGGTTCCGAAGCCCAGCTTCAGCAGTCCGACATCGGCCTGCTGATCTTCGAAGAGCCCTCGTCCTATCCTCGCGATGTCGGCGGCCGGGGTTCGCCGATCCGTCAGGGCCGGACCCGGACACTGGCCTGGGGCGATGACGCCAAGGAGTTGGGTGGCGGCACGCCCAAGTTCGTCGGCGACTGCCCAGTCACGGTCGAGATCGAACGGCGTACGCACGAAAAGTACTACGTTCCCTGCCCGCACTGTAACGCCAAGCAGCTCCTGCTTTGGGAGAACATGCAGTGCGAGGGCGGACGACCGTTCTTCATCTGCCAATCGAACAGTTGCGGCGAGCCTATCGGCCACGAGCATAAGCGCTGGATGCTGGACCAGGCCGACGCCGGAAACGGTGGTTGGCTGGCTTGCTTCCAGCACCAGAAGGCGGACGGCACACCGGATCTTGAACATCCGAACATCCCGCCGCCGCCGTGTATCGAACACGGCGCGTGGGAATACTGGCTAGGCCGCCGGGGTCCGGACTGTCAGGGCGCGCTCCTCGAGGGGCGCGACCCGTCCTTCGACGGTATCTGGCAAGCTTATTCGCCGTTCACGACCTGGTCGCGGATTTTCGTCGAGTTCGACGAGGCAATGAAGTCCGACGATCCCGAGGCCCTGGTCACGTTCTGGCAGCAAGTGCTCGGGTTGCCGTTCGAGGCAGCTTATGATCGCCCGGCGACCGCGCGTCTCTACGAGAAGCGCACCGAGGCTGCGGCCATCGCCATGGTCGAGCGCGGACGCATCCCGCCCTGGGCTTGGACGGTGTTCCTGGCCGTAGACGTTCAGGGTGACCGCCTCGAATGGGCGGTGTGGGTGGTCGGTCCCGCGGGGCCGCTACCCGAGGGCGCCAAGGGAAGGCGCTACGCGCGGATTGACAGCGGCATCATCCCGATCCCGCCGGTCGATCCAAGAGCTTGGTCGGAGATGGCCGACATTACCAAGCGAACCTACGAAGGTGACGCCTGTCGGCCGATCGGCTTTGACCGCGTGGGCGTCGATACGGGCGGGCACCACACGAACCGGGCTTACGTGTTCTGCATGGGCCGCCCGAACGTGATGGCGCTGAAGGGTGCGTCCGAAAAGGAAAAGAAACAGACCTTCCCGATCGAGGCGGGCACCCGCCGAAAGGCGAAGGTCGGGCGTCGAGTGGTCGGCGAAGTCCAGCTCTACCTCGTCGGTACGCACGGCATAAAAAAGGAAATCTACTTCGGCCTGGCCCAAACCCTGGCGGGGGTCGAGCTGGGCGAGCATCTGCCGGGATCAGTCACGCTCGAGGGCACGGCTTCCGAGCTGGATTTCCAGCAGATGACGGCTGAAGTCCTGCTGCCGCCAGACCCTTCGAAAAAGCCGCCTCGAAAGTACGAGATCTGGGAACCGGTCAAGGGTGTCCGCAACGAGCAGTTGGACATGGCCGTCTACTGCCACGCCATCGCCTGGTCATTCCTGCCTGACGTGATGACCGAGGAAGACTGGAAGCGGCTGATTGCGGAGCGGCGGCGAGAACCGTCGCGCGAGGGTCAACTACCTCTCGAGGGTCTGTGGTCTGGCGCTCCTGCGCTGCCACCGGCCAACGCGCCCGCCGCTGCTCCCGAACGCCGTTCGCCGCCGCCTGCCGACGATCCCGTCGAAAACGTCCACCCGCTGCTCAAGCTTGCACGCGACATGAGAGGAACCTGA
- a CDS encoding transcription termination/antitermination NusG family protein, giving the protein MADFGGGEDGADLVGRWCVVVAKPGMDRTARARLEAQKFEVYVPLAVSEAPKTPRNPKGGLNIRPFFPRYLFVRLSDASIGWWRSMYGTIGVSSVFVGPDQRPVAVPPRIIEALQAREENGFIKVAQAAPEPERWQRGDAVRYAGEAGDLDAIFVQPVDKTRAEILFNLLGRETSKVVTLATLK; this is encoded by the coding sequence ATGGCTGACTTTGGTGGTGGTGAGGATGGTGCTGACCTGGTCGGCCGGTGGTGTGTCGTGGTCGCCAAGCCCGGCATGGATCGCACCGCTCGTGCGCGCTTGGAGGCCCAGAAGTTCGAGGTCTATGTGCCTCTAGCGGTGAGCGAGGCGCCGAAGACGCCGCGCAATCCGAAGGGCGGTCTGAACATCCGGCCGTTCTTCCCTCGGTATCTGTTCGTCCGGTTGAGCGACGCATCGATCGGATGGTGGCGGTCGATGTACGGCACGATCGGCGTGTCCTCGGTCTTCGTCGGGCCTGACCAGCGTCCTGTTGCCGTGCCACCGCGCATCATCGAAGCGCTTCAGGCGCGGGAAGAAAACGGGTTCATCAAGGTCGCCCAGGCCGCGCCTGAGCCCGAGCGCTGGCAGCGTGGCGATGCTGTTCGGTACGCGGGTGAGGCTGGAGACCTTGACGCGATCTTCGTTCAGCCGGTTGACAAGACTCGCGCAGAGATCTTATTCAACCTACTCGGACGCGAGACGTCCAAAGTCGTCACCTTGGCCACACTGAAGTAA
- a CDS encoding DUF1376 domain-containing protein, with protein MKRENFYRRDPGAALQGMVSMTLEERGVYNTVIDLLYLTWRPLEDNRGYIAGHCGCAVQKLNPILNRLIEKRKLIRFEVDGEHYISNAKFEDERRSVKGVTTRSGRAEVGEKSAGVEEKSEGVGKNPPLLDLESVENQTLTALDKSRQDKSSSEAIASSPGVCARDLDEVVEQVVGALWGVWPEVGLRRSGKRELRKVIRAELVAGAAAERLIAAGSAYAADKSAWGSSGQPKAIAEWFALGRWADFVPAVAVVAAAVDLFRFEGPPELRRKLCETQGESFVRKYLDPARYDPGGQAVLPANGYARDELARAWFPIKSMGYVLGDVQRGVA; from the coding sequence ATGAAGCGCGAGAACTTCTATCGCCGAGATCCTGGCGCGGCGCTCCAGGGCATGGTGTCGATGACGCTGGAGGAGCGTGGGGTCTACAATACGGTCATCGACCTTTTGTACCTGACGTGGCGCCCGCTTGAGGACAATCGTGGCTACATCGCAGGGCATTGCGGCTGCGCCGTTCAGAAGCTCAATCCGATCCTCAATCGGCTTATCGAAAAGCGGAAGCTGATCCGCTTCGAAGTCGATGGCGAGCACTACATCTCTAACGCCAAATTCGAGGACGAGAGGCGCTCGGTTAAGGGCGTCACGACGCGGTCAGGTCGGGCGGAAGTCGGGGAGAAGTCGGCAGGTGTCGAGGAGAAGTCGGAAGGTGTCGGAAAGAACCCGCCACTTCTCGACCTTGAAAGCGTTGAAAATCAGACACTTACAGCCCTAGACAAGAGTAGACAAGACAAGAGTAGTTCGGAAGCTATCGCTTCCTCACCAGGCGTATGCGCGCGCGACCTCGATGAGGTTGTCGAACAGGTCGTGGGGGCGCTCTGGGGCGTGTGGCCCGAGGTTGGCTTGCGCCGGTCGGGCAAGCGGGAGCTGCGCAAGGTCATCCGAGCTGAGCTAGTCGCTGGCGCGGCAGCCGAGCGGCTGATCGCTGCGGGCTCGGCCTATGCTGCGGACAAGTCCGCCTGGGGATCGAGCGGCCAGCCGAAGGCGATCGCCGAATGGTTTGCGCTCGGGCGCTGGGCTGACTTCGTGCCAGCCGTCGCTGTCGTTGCGGCTGCCGTGGACCTTTTCCGCTTCGAAGGCCCGCCGGAGCTGCGGCGAAAGCTGTGCGAGACGCAGGGCGAAAGCTTCGTGCGGAAGTACCTCGATCCGGCCCGGTATGACCCTGGAGGGCAGGCTGTCTTGCCAGCAAATGGGTACGCTCGCGATGAACTTGCGCGAGCATGGTTTCCAATAAAATCAATGGGCTATGTGCTCGGAGACGTTCAAAGAGGGGTGGCGTGA
- a CDS encoding SNF2-related protein, whose amino-acid sequence MRTYGKLARAGECWVLEDVEPHVAIKLKAIFPSVPKASAGPFKLPANEATSADVSWFLQRYPLQASAGDLAELERRRTAFVRVQDEMAAILAPDYQPTLLAGLRPGQEIRAHQARAIEMVRRFGGVLVGDEMGLGKTYTGGGACLLPGALPATVVCPTHLRGQWAQKLREFTTLEPHVISTTKPYPLPPCDVRVFSYTQLQGWADVLDMLGTGLVIFDEAHELRHGTDTQKGVAALRLAEASAMRMVMTGTPVFNYGNEIWRIMQYCRPEVLGEYEDFAREWCGSGREVQDPEALGTYLREQHAMIRKVSPGPKPNIIVQTIDHEVEALERVEHLAHALAIRASTGTFEERGQAVRELDMMMRLNTGVAKAKAVAKYARIVAEAGEPLILLGWHRDVYDIWLSELSDLNPVMYTGTETPARKEEAKRRFLAGESDIFIMSLRSGAGLDGLQARAKVTIFGELDWSPQMHAQCIGRLNREGQACWPEPVTAIFLVAVDGSDPPMMDVNGLKASQAHGIVDPGEERIVTRDVSKLQSLVQRYLNRSEAA is encoded by the coding sequence GTGAGGACCTATGGAAAGCTGGCGCGCGCTGGCGAATGCTGGGTGCTTGAGGACGTCGAGCCCCACGTTGCTATCAAGCTCAAGGCGATCTTCCCTAGCGTGCCCAAGGCCTCGGCCGGGCCGTTCAAGTTGCCGGCCAATGAGGCGACTTCGGCCGACGTGAGTTGGTTCTTGCAGCGCTACCCCTTGCAGGCCTCTGCCGGTGATCTGGCCGAGCTGGAGCGGCGACGAACGGCGTTCGTGCGGGTGCAGGACGAAATGGCCGCCATCCTGGCGCCGGACTATCAGCCGACGCTGCTCGCGGGCCTGCGTCCTGGCCAAGAGATCCGGGCGCACCAGGCGCGCGCAATCGAGATGGTGCGGCGGTTTGGCGGCGTGCTGGTCGGCGACGAGATGGGGCTGGGCAAGACCTATACCGGCGGCGGGGCGTGCCTGTTGCCCGGCGCGCTGCCGGCGACCGTCGTCTGCCCGACGCACCTGCGAGGCCAGTGGGCTCAGAAGCTGCGCGAGTTCACGACGCTCGAACCGCACGTCATTTCGACAACGAAGCCCTACCCGCTGCCGCCGTGCGATGTGCGGGTGTTCTCCTACACCCAGCTCCAGGGCTGGGCGGACGTGCTGGATATGCTCGGGACCGGTCTCGTGATCTTCGACGAGGCGCATGAGCTGCGGCACGGAACCGACACCCAGAAGGGTGTCGCGGCGCTGCGTCTAGCCGAAGCCTCGGCGATGCGCATGGTGATGACCGGCACGCCGGTGTTCAACTATGGCAACGAGATCTGGCGCATCATGCAGTACTGCCGCCCTGAGGTGCTGGGCGAGTACGAAGACTTCGCGCGCGAATGGTGTGGTAGCGGCCGGGAAGTCCAAGATCCTGAGGCTTTGGGCACGTATCTGCGAGAGCAGCATGCGATGATCCGCAAGGTCTCGCCGGGGCCAAAGCCCAACATCATCGTCCAGACGATCGACCATGAGGTCGAGGCCCTGGAGCGGGTCGAGCACCTGGCGCACGCGCTGGCTATCCGGGCCTCGACGGGCACGTTCGAAGAGCGCGGTCAGGCCGTGCGCGAGCTGGACATGATGATGCGGCTCAACACGGGCGTCGCCAAGGCCAAGGCCGTGGCGAAGTACGCTCGGATCGTGGCCGAAGCGGGCGAGCCGCTGATCCTTCTGGGCTGGCACCGAGACGTCTACGACATCTGGCTGAGCGAGCTGAGTGACCTCAATCCGGTGATGTACACCGGTACCGAGACGCCAGCGCGCAAGGAAGAGGCCAAGCGCCGTTTCCTGGCTGGAGAGAGCGATATCTTCATCATGAGCCTGCGCTCGGGCGCCGGGCTCGACGGGCTCCAGGCCCGCGCCAAGGTCACCATCTTCGGCGAGTTGGATTGGTCGCCGCAGATGCATGCGCAGTGCATCGGGCGTCTCAATCGCGAGGGTCAGGCCTGCTGGCCAGAGCCGGTGACGGCGATCTTCCTCGTCGCTGTCGATGGCTCCGATCCGCCCATGATGGACGTCAACGGCCTCAAGGCCAGCCAAGCGCACGGCATCGTCGATCCGGGCGAAGAGCGCATCGTCACGCGCGATGTCAGCAAGCTCCAGAGCCTGGTGCAGCGGTACCTCAACCGGTCGGAGGCAGCATGA
- a CDS encoding DNA methyltransferase, translating into MTNAVRDYDAFLAAKVPPAPRCGFEIGDEVIHPLLKPHQRAIVRWAVWRGRAAIFAAFGLGKSVMQLEIARIMRDLVGGRALIVMPLGVRQEFRKDAAMLGIDVTFIRRIEEATDPRGIYLTNYETVRDGKLDPNHFSVACLDEASCLRGFGGSKTFREFMRLFDKVAYRFVGTATPSPNDHIELLAYSAFLGVMDVGQAKTRFFKRDSENADNLTLHPHKEQEFWLWVASWGLFVQRPSDLGFSDEGYALPELKVIYHEVPVDHRAAGVEKSGQHRLFQDDAHGIVGASKVKRDTLEARVLKMCEILRSDPDERYILWHDLEAERAAIEVAVPQCVSVYGAQDPDAREDAIVHFSDGWFPYLAAKPVIAGSGCNFQRHCHKAVFLGIGFKFNDFIQAIHRIQRFLQQHPVEIHVIYAESECAVLRNLQEKWAQHEEMAATMSAIIRNYGLSNADMAGVLTRAMGVKDRIVVEDEGYRLVNDDTVRETRRMADSSVDLIVTSIPFSTQYEYSPNYADFGHTDDNEHFWQQMDYLVPELLRVLQPGRVAAIHVKDRIVPGGMTGLGFQTVYPFADDCRVAFRRHGFAYLGEKTNLTDVVRENNQTYRLGWSEQCKDGSRMGAGLPEKVLLFRKPPSDRSNGYADLPVAKDKDSYTRARWQLDAHHLMRSAGDRLVAPEEWAKFEDADQVYRLWKGFNLQRLYDFEHHVQIGEALTAVGRLPPTFMLLPPHSWHDDVWTDVAQMLSLNTVQAQKGAEKHLCPLPFDIVDRLITQFSMPGEMVFDPFGGLMTVPFRAIKLGRRGCANELNPAYFLDGVKHVEAMAREMATPTLFDLIGERPAPATEAA; encoded by the coding sequence ATGACGAACGCCGTTCGCGACTATGACGCCTTCCTGGCCGCCAAGGTGCCGCCCGCGCCGCGATGCGGGTTCGAGATCGGCGATGAGGTCATCCACCCGCTGCTGAAGCCACACCAGCGCGCGATCGTGCGATGGGCGGTCTGGCGGGGGCGCGCGGCCATCTTCGCCGCCTTTGGCCTGGGCAAGAGCGTGATGCAGTTGGAAATCGCGCGGATCATGCGCGACCTGGTCGGCGGGCGGGCCTTGATCGTGATGCCGCTCGGCGTGCGTCAGGAGTTCCGCAAGGACGCGGCGATGCTGGGCATCGACGTGACGTTCATCCGCCGCATCGAAGAGGCGACAGACCCTCGCGGGATCTATCTGACGAACTACGAGACGGTGCGCGACGGCAAGCTGGACCCGAACCACTTCTCTGTGGCCTGCCTCGACGAGGCCTCATGCCTTCGCGGCTTTGGCGGCAGCAAGACCTTCCGCGAGTTCATGCGGTTGTTCGACAAGGTCGCCTATCGCTTCGTTGGCACCGCCACGCCATCGCCGAACGATCACATCGAGCTGCTGGCCTACTCGGCCTTCCTCGGCGTGATGGATGTGGGTCAGGCCAAGACGCGGTTCTTCAAGCGCGACAGCGAGAACGCCGACAATCTGACCCTGCATCCGCACAAGGAGCAGGAGTTCTGGCTCTGGGTCGCCAGTTGGGGGCTGTTTGTGCAGCGCCCGTCAGACCTGGGGTTCAGCGACGAGGGTTACGCCCTTCCCGAGCTGAAGGTGATCTATCACGAGGTGCCGGTCGATCACCGCGCGGCGGGTGTCGAGAAGAGCGGGCAGCATCGTCTGTTTCAGGACGACGCTCACGGCATCGTCGGCGCCAGCAAGGTCAAGCGCGACACGCTTGAGGCTCGCGTTCTGAAGATGTGCGAGATCCTGCGCTCCGATCCGGACGAGCGCTACATCCTCTGGCATGACCTGGAGGCCGAGCGCGCGGCGATCGAGGTGGCCGTTCCGCAATGCGTCAGCGTCTATGGCGCGCAAGATCCCGACGCTCGCGAAGACGCCATCGTGCATTTCAGCGACGGCTGGTTCCCCTACCTCGCGGCGAAACCGGTCATCGCCGGGTCGGGCTGTAACTTCCAGCGTCACTGCCACAAGGCCGTGTTCCTGGGCATCGGCTTCAAGTTCAACGACTTCATCCAGGCCATTCACCGCATCCAGCGGTTCCTTCAGCAGCATCCTGTCGAGATCCACGTGATCTACGCCGAGAGCGAGTGCGCGGTGCTGCGGAACCTTCAGGAAAAATGGGCTCAGCACGAGGAGATGGCCGCAACCATGAGCGCGATCATTCGAAACTATGGCCTGTCGAACGCCGACATGGCTGGGGTCCTGACGCGCGCCATGGGCGTCAAGGATCGGATCGTCGTCGAGGACGAGGGCTATCGTCTGGTCAATGACGACACCGTGCGCGAGACGCGCCGCATGGCCGATAGCAGCGTCGACCTGATCGTCACGTCGATCCCATTCTCGACGCAGTACGAGTATTCGCCCAACTACGCCGACTTTGGCCACACCGACGACAACGAGCACTTTTGGCAGCAGATGGACTATCTGGTGCCGGAGCTGCTCAGAGTCCTGCAGCCTGGGCGCGTGGCGGCCATTCACGTCAAGGATCGGATCGTGCCGGGCGGCATGACGGGGCTGGGCTTCCAGACCGTCTATCCGTTCGCCGACGACTGCCGCGTGGCTTTCCGGCGCCATGGCTTCGCCTATCTCGGCGAGAAGACCAACCTGACGGACGTGGTGCGCGAGAACAACCAGACCTATCGGTTGGGCTGGTCGGAGCAGTGCAAGGACGGCTCGCGCATGGGCGCGGGGCTGCCCGAGAAGGTTCTGCTGTTCCGCAAGCCGCCCTCGGATCGCTCCAACGGCTATGCCGATCTGCCGGTGGCCAAGGACAAGGACAGCTACACGCGGGCGCGCTGGCAGCTCGATGCGCATCACCTCATGCGCTCGGCCGGTGATCGTCTCGTCGCGCCCGAGGAATGGGCCAAGTTCGAAGACGCCGATCAGGTCTACCGCCTCTGGAAGGGCTTCAACCTCCAGCGGCTTTATGACTTCGAGCACCATGTCCAGATCGGCGAGGCGCTAACGGCGGTCGGCCGTTTGCCGCCGACGTTCATGCTGCTGCCGCCGCATTCCTGGCACGATGATGTCTGGACCGACGTGGCTCAGATGCTGTCGCTCAACACGGTACAGGCTCAGAAGGGCGCTGAGAAACATCTCTGTCCGCTGCCGTTCGACATCGTCGATCGTCTGATCACGCAGTTCAGCATGCCCGGCGAGATGGTGTTCGATCCGTTCGGCGGGCTGATGACCGTGCCCTTCCGGGCGATCAAGCTTGGCCGGCGCGGATGCGCGAACGAGCTGAACCCCGCCTATTTCCTGGACGGCGTGAAGCACGTCGAGGCGATGGCGCGCGAGATGGCGACGCCGACCCTTTTCGACCTCATCGGCGAGCGTCCAGCTCCAGCGACGGAGGCCGCGTAA
- a CDS encoding DNA cytosine methyltransferase yields MAERSAYIAPANDAPARPIDVVYFAGAGGSSEAYRLALGRHPDVALNHNAVAIGVHMFNCPETEHFIADVFDIDPTVIRPGVKWRSFWASPDCRHFSKAKGSAPVSPRVRGLAWVVVKVAKLLGDLAPDVIFLENVEEFVDWGPLLPPDDKGVQRPDPARKGETFGLWCKRLRQCGYVVEYKVDWIAADFGAPTTRKRLILIARRDGQPIVWPEPTHAPRKVAKSKGLKPYVPAADCIDFSLPCPSIFLTQAECRERGIRAKRPLEEATLARIAKGVMRYVIASGDPFIVPIQNWSHERVHDIDDPLRTITAYPRGGAFALVRPEMAAGPFVTPLTHHGEGRFYDPQDPLRTVTAAHRGELALVQPTLMGGAIVGCGSRAGQSPPRGLDDPLGTVIGKADRCVTAAYLTKFSENSIGEDPGEPLHTVMAGAPRHGLVTQFLTKFRAGATGSGLEDPMPTVTANSFNVRPGGAVPLGVVSAYMEQANTDMVGRDMVDPVSTIVSKGCTQRLVTAMLSHAYTSNTAGGEGDPEQPAKTITAGGNHHYLLQMPLAEGGAPISDRLSAFLVKYYGTAEGQDLRDPLHSVTSRARFGLVYVRGELMQITDIGMRMLTPRELAAAQGFPKAYRTDRRIDFATGKVEPVTKTDETRLIGNSVSPIAAAPFIRANLPLEAEDVRVVA; encoded by the coding sequence ATGGCTGAGCGCTCCGCCTATATCGCGCCAGCCAATGATGCGCCCGCGCGCCCCATCGACGTGGTTTACTTCGCAGGGGCCGGCGGGTCGTCTGAGGCCTATCGCCTAGCGCTCGGCCGTCACCCCGATGTGGCCTTGAACCACAACGCGGTCGCCATCGGCGTCCACATGTTCAACTGCCCCGAGACCGAACACTTCATCGCCGACGTGTTCGACATTGATCCGACCGTGATCCGGCCGGGCGTGAAGTGGCGGTCTTTCTGGGCCTCGCCCGACTGTCGCCATTTCAGCAAGGCCAAGGGCAGCGCGCCTGTGAGCCCGCGCGTGCGGGGTCTGGCTTGGGTGGTGGTCAAGGTCGCCAAGCTGCTCGGCGATCTCGCGCCCGACGTGATCTTCCTCGAAAACGTCGAAGAGTTCGTCGACTGGGGGCCGCTGCTGCCGCCGGACGACAAGGGTGTCCAGCGGCCCGATCCGGCGCGGAAGGGCGAGACGTTCGGTCTTTGGTGCAAGCGGCTGCGTCAATGCGGCTATGTGGTCGAGTACAAGGTCGATTGGATCGCCGCCGACTTCGGCGCCCCGACCACGCGTAAGCGGCTGATCCTGATCGCGCGCCGCGATGGCCAGCCGATCGTGTGGCCTGAGCCGACGCATGCGCCGCGCAAGGTGGCCAAGAGCAAGGGGCTCAAGCCCTATGTTCCGGCCGCCGACTGCATCGACTTCTCGCTGCCGTGCCCGTCGATCTTCCTGACGCAGGCGGAATGCCGCGAGCGGGGCATCCGGGCCAAGCGGCCGTTGGAAGAGGCGACCCTGGCGCGCATCGCCAAGGGGGTGATGCGCTACGTCATCGCCTCGGGCGACCCGTTCATCGTGCCGATCCAGAACTGGTCGCACGAGCGCGTTCACGACATCGACGATCCGCTGCGGACCATCACGGCCTATCCGCGCGGCGGCGCGTTCGCCCTGGTCCGGCCTGAGATGGCGGCCGGTCCGTTTGTGACGCCGCTGACGCATCATGGCGAGGGCCGGTTCTATGACCCGCAAGATCCTCTGCGCACGGTGACCGCCGCGCATCGGGGTGAGCTGGCTCTGGTCCAGCCGACGCTGATGGGTGGGGCGATTGTGGGGTGCGGGTCGCGGGCCGGTCAAAGTCCGCCGCGCGGACTGGATGATCCGCTGGGCACGGTGATCGGCAAGGCCGATCGCTGTGTGACGGCGGCCTATCTGACCAAGTTCAGCGAGAACAGTATCGGGGAAGATCCTGGCGAGCCGCTGCATACCGTGATGGCGGGCGCGCCGCGCCATGGGCTGGTGACCCAGTTCCTCACCAAGTTCCGCGCGGGCGCGACGGGATCGGGCCTCGAAGATCCGATGCCGACTGTGACGGCCAACAGCTTCAACGTGCGGCCCGGTGGCGCAGTGCCGCTGGGCGTAGTGTCGGCCTACATGGAACAGGCCAATACCGACATGGTCGGGCGCGATATGGTTGACCCGGTCTCGACCATCGTCAGCAAGGGCTGCACTCAGCGGCTGGTGACGGCGATGCTGTCTCATGCCTACACGTCGAATACGGCCGGCGGTGAAGGTGATCCCGAGCAACCGGCCAAGACGATCACGGCCGGCGGCAACCATCACTATCTGCTGCAAATGCCGCTGGCTGAGGGCGGGGCTCCGATCTCGGATCGCCTGAGCGCGTTCCTCGTCAAATACTACGGTACCGCCGAGGGTCAGGATCTTCGTGATCCGCTCCACAGCGTCACGTCGCGCGCGCGCTTTGGTCTGGTCTATGTGCGTGGCGAGCTGATGCAGATCACTGACATCGGCATGCGCATGCTGACGCCGCGCGAACTGGCGGCGGCGCAGGGCTTCCCGAAGGCGTATCGCACCGATCGCCGGATCGACTTCGCGACCGGCAAGGTCGAGCCTGTCACCAAGACCGACGAGACGCGCCTGATCGGCAACAGCGTGTCGCCGATCGCCGCCGCGCCGTTCATCCGCGCCAACCTGCCGCTTGAGGCCGAAGACGTGCGGGTGGTGGCATGA
- a CDS encoding helix-turn-helix transcriptional regulator: METANLTRSSEDLGEKLRSLGISKGYVSQLVSGARTPSLELAVRIERELGIPPSAWLPAERD, from the coding sequence ATGGAAACCGCAAACCTCACCCGGTCGAGCGAGGATCTTGGCGAGAAGCTGAGGTCGCTTGGCATTTCCAAGGGCTACGTTTCGCAGCTTGTGAGCGGCGCGCGCACGCCGTCGCTTGAGCTGGCGGTTCGGATTGAGCGCGAGCTGGGCATTCCGCCGAGCGCATGGCTTCCGGCTGAGAGGGATTGA
- a CDS encoding helix-turn-helix domain-containing protein: MTEGLHIANSLATRAVCNLRDDAKVPVRQTANMESADKPLHHLRDWRNFRGLSQEDLAEQIGTTKSVISLLETGERQLSPKWLFRLAPVLKTKPGAIIDHNPYDLPRDVIDIWLEIAEDQRPQAMKVLETFRKAASDR, translated from the coding sequence ATGACCGAGGGTTTGCATATTGCAAACTCTTTGGCAACCCGTGCGGTTTGCAACCTGCGTGACGACGCGAAGGTGCCCGTACGTCAAACTGCGAACATGGAAAGCGCCGACAAGCCCCTGCACCACCTTCGCGACTGGCGGAACTTCAGAGGCCTGTCTCAGGAGGACCTGGCGGAGCAGATCGGAACAACCAAGTCCGTGATCAGCCTGCTGGAGACCGGCGAAAGGCAGTTATCGCCTAAGTGGCTTTTCCGACTGGCACCGGTTCTGAAAACCAAGCCCGGCGCCATCATCGATCACAATCCCTATGACCTTCCGCGCGACGTAATCGACATCTGGCTGGAGATCGCCGAGGACCAGAGACCTCAGGCGATGAAGGTGCTCGAAACCTTCCGGAAGGCCGCCTCCGACCGCTAG